The Desulfovibrio sp. JC010 sequence CCTTTCAAGATATACACCTTGCCTCCCGCGACAGGCTTCTCGGCACTAAACAAAACGCAGTCCTGCTTTGATGAGATGTCAGTCGACCATACCGGACCGTAAGCCTTAGCGCCTGCTGCTGCAAGAAAACCTGGCGATGCAGGAAAAACATAGACTTTATCCTTCGTGCGATCAAAATTCACACTTTCAAGAATTGCAAGCAAACTATCGATAAATTTGGCCTGACCTATCTCAATCCGAACTCCTGAAAGAAATTTTGAGCTAGAGTAAGCTGTCTGTTCGGCGAGAGGTGCGGAACGATAATAATGGTACGTGATATTGTTATAAAGATTAAGGGTTGATGTAATTGAAAAGAGTAGCAAGACGACACTGAGAAGCCTAGAGACAGCTGTCTTGGAAGGCAGGTACAACAACGCAAAAACAACACATGGAGCTGCGACCAACCCACTAGCAAAACGTAGAGCACGGGTTAGCTGTCCTGTTGTGCCTGCGGTCATAGCATACCCCCCCAAAAGACACACGAGGATGAGCACAAAACCTTTTACAAGAGATGGGTTTACCTTTTTCTTTTGACTGCCGGAACTTAGCAAAATGCAGATCCCTAATGATAGAACAAAACAGACCCACTTAGCCCAAACAGTATCAGCTGACACAGAAAAAATCTTAGCTATTGGGATTCCGAATAAGGATTGGCTATATATAGCATTGGGAAAAAGCCGAGAGTCAGAAAATGTAAAGTAGAAGATTCCAGTTAAGACTAAAACTGCGCATGCCTTTAATGACAGTCCCCTGAGAAAAGAAATATTTTTTTTGCTTTTTTTGACAAACCATAGCACTGCGTACCAAGCAAAACAGTACAATGCTAGATAAACAAAAACAAAAACAACAATATCACGGACATGCCGCATCAAAACCAAGGTTAAACTGTGCGGACTGCCTGCACCAACCGCACTCTTATACACGGAAAAAACCTCAATAACATTTTCTCCAAGAAAAAGCATATAGCCGGCTAAAACCGCCACTGTTGATACTAGCAAGCATAAAATATATCGCGCAGGTATATTCTTTTCATATAACAAACGAAAAAAAAGAGGCATTAAAAACAAAGCACCTAGAACAAATGCACATCCAGTCGAAGCCTTTGCCATCAGACCAATCAATACGGCAGAACAATAAAGAAAAATGGCAAACCCAAAAAGGAACCGTGTTGGCCGGGAGAGGACAAGCAGCAAAGCAGAACACCACAAATAAGCAGCAAATGAACCCATACTGTTATATGTAGTCATCGCGATCGACACCAAACACAGCTGCGCGGAAAAAACAGAAAACAGAATGATTGCAATCTTAGTCAACTTAGATTCTGTAAAAAATTCTCGATAATAATAATAGATTGCGAGTGTTAACGCTATCACTCCCAAAAATGATAAAAAGTAGAAGCAATAACGATAATCAAGCAGCGTCCCCCCTAGCAAAGACCCCATCCAGTTAACTAAGTAATGATACTGCTGGAAAGAAAAAACGTCTGAACCCCAGTATGCCAGATATGCCCCAAGACCTTCATCTGAAACATCAAAGAACGCTCCGATCCCAGTAAAACATATAGCGAGACATACCATTGACCATATGAAAGAAGCCAACAGCCAATATGTATATCTTTGCTGACCATCAGTATTCATTGAAATTTTCCCTTCTGATATTACAAAGTCTTATTAAAGTATCATAACTATAAAATTTAAGACAAAACTACTTGATATTGTCGTCCAACACTCTGTCTTTAATAATTCTAGCTGGAATTCCTGCTACAATTTTATATGGGGGAACATCTTTCGTCACAACCGATCCGGCTCCAACAATACCCCCTTCTCCTATTGTAACTCCCTGAAGAATTGTGGAGTTTCCCCCAATCCAGCAATAATCACCAATTGTTATTTTCGCACCTGTATCCGGCAATTTTAAGCTAGTATGATCATGTCCGGCTGCTAACAGACAGACATAAGGTCCGAGTGCGACATTATTTCCAATTTCTATTTCTGCATTTTTTGCCATTAACCCCGGAATTAGCTTACACCCTCTGTTTATAACAGAACTATTGCCGATTGAAACTTTGTGCGGATACCTAATGTATGTAGTGTAATCAATCATGCTTCCTTGCCCCAGATGCTTGAGCAAAACTTTAAAGACACAATAGCGTACAAACTGAGGCATTACTTCCAACACACAGAATATAATATTAAAAACCCATGAGTACGTTTGAAATAAAAACCATTTTATATTATGCATAACTTACCTAAACACACCATAAATACCACAATAAGCTATTTAAAAATTATTTATTTTTATAAAAGTCCAAAATAGAATCGATAACCGTATCCTGATCCCTTTCACTCAATTCATAGTAACATGGCAACCTCAGCAACCTTGCACTGATGTCGTCAGTATAGGGCAAATGTTCCTCGCTGGTACTGATTTTCCTGCCCATTGGCGAGCTATGCAAAGGCAGGTAGTGAAAAACAGCATTGATGGATTTATTTCTAAGATGCTCAATTAAACTGTCCCGCTCCTCAGCTGTCCGCGTAATAACATAAAACATGTGCCCATTATGGTTGCAGCATTCAGGTGTATGAGGCAACCGCAATTTGCATTCATTTGCAAGCGGCGCAAGCGCAAATGAGTAACGGCTGAAAATCTCAGTACGCTTTTTAGTGATCTTGCTCGACTCTTCCAGCTGGGCATACAAAAAGGCTGCGATGATTTCTGAGGGCAGATAAGAAGATCCCAAATCTACCCATGTATACTTATCAACCTCACCACGGAAGAACTTGCTTCTATCAGTCCCTTTTTCACGTATAATTTCAGCCCGCTCAACAAAACGCTCATCATTTACAGCCAAGGCTCCGCCTTCACCGGAAATAAAATTCTTGGTTTCATGAAAACTGTAACATCCCATATGCCCTATGGAGCCTAAAAACTTACCATTGTATGTAGCGTTAACAGCCTGTGCGGCATCTTCGATGACCAGCAGGTCCTTATCCGCAGCAAGATCCATGATATAATCCATTTCACACCCAACCCCGGCATAGTGAACAGGTACTATGGCTTTGGTTTTAGATGTGATCGCAGCCTCAATCAACTGCTCATTGATATTCAAGGTGTCAGGACGGATATCCACAAACTTAACTGTAGCCCCGCGCAAGACAAACGCATTCGCCGTGGAGACAAAGGTGAACGAAGGCATGATCACTTCATCTCCGGGACCCACGTCAGCAAGCAAAGCTCCCATTTCAAGGGCTGCCGTACAGGAATGAGTCAATAAAGCTCGCTTAATATCAAACCTTTCCTCCATCCACTTGTGACATTTATCTGTAAAAGCCCCGTCACCGGAAATATTCCCCTGCAAAACAGCTTTCGAGATATAGTATAACTCTTTGCCAACAATATACGGACGATTGAACGGAATCAGACTGCTATTCATACACACCTCTTGAATGACAACTTAATACGTACTCCCGCATTAAGCTCACTAATCAATCACAACAGCAAAACACCGGGCAGGAGCACCGTCCCCGCCGCGGATTTTCAATGGAGCAACCACAAGATCAAAATGTCTCGCTCCAATTTTTTTCAAATCAACCAGATACTCAAGTATTACAACTTGGTTGGTCAGAAAAATCTTGTGCACGGGAGAATCTGTCGGTCCTTGACGACCATTCACCGGATTGTCGGGCATGGCCACGTCAAGCCCTATAAGCTTGCACCCTTTATCCACCAACCACTGAGCGGCCTCATCTGTAAGCCAGGGCTGATCCTCATAGTAAGCCATGGTCCCGAGTCTTTTTTCACCATCAAACCGGATAAGCACCCTTTCTACAGAATCTGTGCCGACAGCGTCCTCAAGCATGCTTCTGGTCACGCAGGAACAATCATCCAAATCCGAAAAGTCCAAAAGAATAGCCGGACCGTTCATATTCTCCAAGGGAATTTCATCAACGGTCATTCCATCGGGAACAAAATGACGCGGTGCATCCACATGGGTCCCAGTATGAGTTCCCAAAATAAGTTTCCGTGTCTCTCTGTTCTCAATTCCATGCCTGCCAAGCTGGGTAACTTCAACAAAAGGATGCCAATAAGTCTGAAAAGTCTGCATTCCTTCATGGACATCCATAGTCAAATCGATGATTCTTCTCTGCTTAGACATCCCTTACACCTATTCTTTATGCATACGGATTGCAGCCACAACACTATCCACCGATGTGCTCAGGACCAACTGCTCAGGGGTCATTTTAATCTC is a genomic window containing:
- the rffA gene encoding dTDP-4-amino-4,6-dideoxygalactose transaminase, producing MNSSLIPFNRPYIVGKELYYISKAVLQGNISGDGAFTDKCHKWMEERFDIKRALLTHSCTAALEMGALLADVGPGDEVIMPSFTFVSTANAFVLRGATVKFVDIRPDTLNINEQLIEAAITSKTKAIVPVHYAGVGCEMDYIMDLAADKDLLVIEDAAQAVNATYNGKFLGSIGHMGCYSFHETKNFISGEGGALAVNDERFVERAEIIREKGTDRSKFFRGEVDKYTWVDLGSSYLPSEIIAAFLYAQLEESSKITKKRTEIFSRYSFALAPLANECKLRLPHTPECCNHNGHMFYVITRTAEERDSLIEHLRNKSINAVFHYLPLHSSPMGRKISTSEEHLPYTDDISARLLRLPCYYELSERDQDTVIDSILDFYKNK
- a CDS encoding cyclase family protein; this encodes MSKQRRIIDLTMDVHEGMQTFQTYWHPFVEVTQLGRHGIENRETRKLILGTHTGTHVDAPRHFVPDGMTVDEIPLENMNGPAILLDFSDLDDCSCVTRSMLEDAVGTDSVERVLIRFDGEKRLGTMAYYEDQPWLTDEAAQWLVDKGCKLIGLDVAMPDNPVNGRQGPTDSPVHKIFLTNQVVILEYLVDLKKIGARHFDLVVAPLKIRGGDGAPARCFAVVID
- a CDS encoding DapH/DapD/GlmU-related protein — encoded protein: MIDYTTYIRYPHKVSIGNSSVINRGCKLIPGLMAKNAEIEIGNNVALGPYVCLLAAGHDHTSLKLPDTGAKITIGDYCWIGGNSTILQGVTIGEGGIVGAGSVVTKDVPPYKIVAGIPARIIKDRVLDDNIK